One Xiphophorus maculatus strain JP 163 A chromosome 15, X_maculatus-5.0-male, whole genome shotgun sequence genomic window, TCCTGCACACAGATGGAAACAGAATGGAAGCAACAACGTTGGCGCATCAGTGCCGtatcaaaactttaaaatcagttttgattCGCTTTGTATTGGAGGCTCTTTGTGTTCAAACAGACGtcatcaataaaacatttatgagaGAGCAAGACCCAACATCCTTCCTTGCCGTGTGGAAGCTGCTGGCCCTGCGGCGGCTCAGCCTGGGGAGGCTGGGGGGGAGTATTGGAGGGGGCTGTAAATCTCTCGTtacccagcagcagcaggatgcaATTCAGGAAGAGCTGGTAGCTAACAGCGCTGAGTGCAAAGAACACGCAAGCAGGCTGCTGCTGCACTGCTTTCTCTAATAACTTACTGTTTAATGAACAACAAACAGGCCAAAAACtcactttaaagacaaaaatttatatttatattcattgaGCAGAACATCCGGAGTATTATGCAGGAGACAGAAGTGGATACATACCATTTGTTTGAAGGAGATCAATTTCTTTGCTGAGACAGTCGATGTCGATCTGCAGCGTTCTGTTTTTGCATCGCAGATTCTTCATTTCATCGATCTGAAGgaacaaacagagaaagaatCTCAAACCTAAACCAATATCTCAATGTCCTGGGCAAAGTCTCCAACTACCCAGAGCTTTCTACAACTCCAAAAACTCAGCTAATATTTTATCAACTTAATCTAAAGATAGAGTCTATCAATAAAGTGATAAATGATGCATGTGCTTATATGTGTTGCACATGAACTGTGAAGCCTACCTGATGTAAATCGTGTGGCCTATCAAGTCTGAGCATACAGTACTATTTTATATAGACCTAAACAGATGCTGTTATCACCATGGATACAGAGATGTCATATAAAAGTTGACCTACGTGGTTTCATCTGTTCTGACAGAGAAATTTCTTGGGAATGTAAACTAGTATTTTATCTCTACTGTTTAAACAGCGTGTGGTGGAGGGTTGCATAACAGGAACACATGATAATATTGGTAAACGTAAAGACAGAGATGTGACTTGTGATAAATATGCATCTCCAGTGTTCTGTTGGATGGATAAATCGTGTGAAAATTTTGAGTCAGCCCACACTTTTCTACTTAGCTGAGAAAATGTCTGAGGCACTTTTATTCAAACTTGTAACCTAGAATCTAAACATGAAGAGGTCAAACCAAAGCAAAGTAGCAAACACCATGTCTGTCATCTTACAGAAGGAATTTGGGAGGCAGAGTTGGATCTCTCCAGCCTTCTCCTGGTCAGGTCATTCTCCATttcattcacttcctcttttagcttctccagcttcttcttcttcatttccAACTCGTGCCACAGTCTCTCCATTCGAGCTTTCTGATGGACCAACAGAGctgaaagcagagagaaaaacagcatgttttatcagaggcagcagctgcagcaagcGTCCTGCTTTCTCCAACATGAAGACACGAAACAGAAACATGTGGATAAAACCTCATTAAGAGTGTTTTGTTAAAAGAACTCTGTGGTAAGAAGTTGTTGGCCTTTGAACACGAACTATTGTAGTTAAATAGTTCTGCAGTGATTGTTCTAAAAACCACAGCTGTATCAGGATCCACTCAGGGTTCTTCTACACCTCCCAACTTTCAAAGGAATTACTGTATCTGTTCATAGATACAGCGATCCCACAGAGTCTCCCTATGGTTGAGAAACCAGGTGTGAAAAGTGTTGTGAATGTGGGGTTGTGTTGAGTAGTTAGAATCAGTAAGCATCTTACCATCAGTACAAAGCAGTCAGTCAAACTAAGAGCTCCATAACACTTTTGGCTTGGAGTGaatttggtctttaaaatgactcaaagtTAAGATCTTTAATCTAGTGGTAACAGTGTTTATGACTGTCTGAATTAAAGGGACAGAGACGTCTGCATGGAGGTGACTCACTACAAACAGCAGGAAGGAAACTGTGGGaacttctgttaaaaaaacaaaacaaacaacccaaaaacaaatgaaagtatTAAAAGCATTGACAATGGATTTTGACATTGGTGACATTAATTGTTAACATCAACAGTCCAGTCTGGTCAGGAGTTTGTTGTTGTCTCAGATGAAGCTAATTTTGAATGCTACATTTAAGGGAGGATCTTTTAACTCCTACTGTGGTCATTTCTACAGTGCAAACACTGATAGGCTAGTTCTAGCAGCAGAAATCttacaaaaactgacagaaatcGGTGACCACTTCAAAAAGTTGGACAAGCTATAGAACAAGGACCCTTCATCTTTGGGACAGTTTAATATTATGTTTTACTTCATTATTTGTTGTAACCACTGATGTCAGTTTCACATTATTTCAgtaaccaaaattatttttgttttgaggaGAAGCAGGTTTGGATATGTCGCTAATGTCAGACAGGCTATTCTTCTGATACCCTCGGTTACAACATAtaggttttgaaaataaataaataaattaaagtcagaTGCCAGAGAAGTAAGCTAGAttattaaagagaaaaagtcaaatgacgGCATTAATTTTATCCAATCAAGTGTGGTCCTTGAGAAAACCCTATAAACATTCTTGTCCAATCGTGTTGTGCTTCAGTTTGTTAATCCTGAGTATCAGCTGTGCCTCCTGAGAAATGCCTTCCTTTGGAAATGGCTACTTCAGacattttaacaagttttaaCTTACTTGTTAAAAATCTGATCCAGCTTTAGATTTGaattgttgctatggtgattTTAGGAGTTTGTGGCGGTGGGCTGTTACAATATTACCCTAAAGAATCTTTATCCTAacaatttaatcaaattctAGCAATTTCCAACTCTATCTGTACATTTAATGTCAAGATATGTTCAGAAAATAGATTTGGAaacctctcttcctctcttccccCATAAAAAACCCCTCCAAAAGATGTccaaagtaaaagcagaaaaggcAATCGGAACAATCTGTTTTTCCAAACTGAACCAGTTTAACAGGGAGGCTacatttcaaacaggttttcacTTGCATATCAGGAAAAAGCGTTGCGCAACACCAAAGATGATATTCTGCTGCCAAACAAAGAGCGATATAATCTTAGTGACTGGTGGTAAAAACATTAGTGTTTAATTAACCGTTATGTGGTAACAGGTGTGTCCGTATCAGGTGGCTTTAAATGGGACTCAGCCAGGCGTAACGCCGCCAATCGATATTCCGTGTCTTGATACAAACGCACATGAAGTGTTAAGTGTGGTAGTCGCCATAGAGCAAAAGCCAAAGCCAGTGACTCACATATGATACAGTCAAAAGTCCAAAAAAGGAAAGAGCAGTGTGCTGCCACATGTTTGACTCACTCCAGGATCTGTAGTTAGGGGCTGACGGGGGCAAACAGAGCATTTACTGTGGAGGACTCACACTGCAGTCATCACACCAGGCCTTACTTAGAGAGCCACCTTGGCTTTCATCTACCATGTGGAAAAGGCCATGAAGAACATGTCTCCACCACAGTACTGACAGCAAGTATACACTGTACCACTcaagaaatacttttaaagtCTATGTTTTCATAAGAAACTTTTCTGATTATACACTATATACTTTTTAGCAACTTTAGCTTCGGGGCAAGCGTTTAAGGGGAGTTGGAAAGCACTTAGGgagcataaaaaaagaagtagaagCAATGGAATTATAATTCAAaacttttagacaaaaaaacaactttcagcCTCAACAGTACCATAGCTAGCTGTTAGGGTAGTTCTCAAAAAAGGTTGGTAAACCAATACAGACAGTGTGGTCTGCTGTTGCTGGTGGTCATGTTTTACACTCGTTTTATTCTGGATGTTTAAATTAGTGcacacttaaataaaacatacatagTAATCTATTAAACTGTATGGGAGGAGCCAGCTGTTATCTCTGCTGGTGCAGAGTGAGCGCTCAGCTGAGCTGCATCATCTCCTTCAGAGATGatttaatgttgaaaataaaaaaaaaaattgtggggGAAGTTGGTTGTTAAGTATTTTCCAGGAATATAATGGCATTCTATGGCACAATTAAGGAACTGTGTTATCCTAAATTGttataaaaactgcaaatatatcaaataggtcttaaaagaaatttaacttcatAATGTTaggccttgaaattggacctctgtgtctttaaaaactcctgctctttctgaaacttcgccttcaggaagtcatcacaaggTGGTTCCTCTattaacgtttttaccagtgttgcactgagaagtagctcctattaTGAGCTCAGcggttccaccaggtgtttgctaattgctgctggctagtctgaaggagctgagtggaggagtcgAGGCGGTGGGGTGTTCTGTGAGGCAAAAGCTTGCAAACGGCAGCTCTGTGGAGGAGCTGCCCCTCAAAGGTGGAGCTAAGTTCACCCATGTGTTTTTGTGAAGCtgattggttgccatgggagactgtaagatttctcaaacatgcaaaaaaggtatgtttttgatgagggaattacattacaacatgatgtaaaggtaaaaaaatgtttttaaataatattaccCCTTTAAAATCTTGCCGTGTGTACCAGgcacaaccaaaaaaaaaaccctggaaaGGAAGCAGCTCAAACATTGAAGGAAAAATTTGCTCCTCAgttctaacattttattttgaacactTATGAGAGTTATTCAGCCAGGAACTGAGCCAGggtacaaacatttttctgcagtgaGACTCAAAGCCACCTCAGCGCCGGAGCGTTGCTCACCTTGTGTGTACGCTGCGTCATCAGAACCCATGCTGAGTCTGCGCGGTTCGCTTGGCCGCTCTCTGTGCAGCGACAGCGGGTCAGACAGATGCAGGGGCTCCGGCTCCACAAAGTGGTGGTCCGACGGCAGGCTGAGGAGGTTGTTGGGCTCAAAGGTCGGCGACACGACCCCAGGGGACACGGCTGGAGGTTTGTTAGGAGACACAGTGATTTtaaaggtatatttggtgttggGCTGAGTCACTACCACGCGAGGCGAAGACGCTGTGCCTCCGCCTCCCACAGAGGGCCGACTCTTAGGCGGATGGTGGTGAATGTAGGCGGGGCCCATGCTCACTTGGCCCCCCATGGTCCTGGCCACCGAGGGCCCCTGGATCTGAGGGTTAGCTGAGATGTAGACTGTAGGAGGGTTTCTGCTGCCGCTGTCGTCGCTGgcagaaatgtaaaacttgGGCTGGGAGCGCGACCCCAGCGGGGCCACCATGGCCTCCTCAGAGAGGGCACTAGCAGCAGTGGGTGGGCTGGCTGAGAAGTAAACAGTGGGCTGGTTGCGGCTGGAGCCAGGCCCTCCGATGGACTGAGGGGTGCTGGAGACGgtagaagaggaggaagaggacgggcagccagaggaggaggaggaagaggaccaGGGCCCGCCGCTCGCCCGCAGCACCGCTGTGGCGGAGCTGCTCCGCTGAGGAGATTCAAGTTTGATCTCAATCTGGTTCTTCCGGGGGCCGGTGGAGATGTTCTGGATGTTGTACTGGCTGACGGCAGACAGGGAGGAGGGCagggcggaggaggaggaggacggggGGCAGGATGACATGCTGGAGGATGCCACCACGCCGCTGCTGCAGGGAATGGCAGGTGCCTGAGGGTTGGTGGGGGAACTGATGGGCATGTAGACGTGAGAGGTCCTTGAGGCGTTTGAAGAGGCGTGGTGGGGGGCGGGGCGCGGGCTGGGGGAGGGTGATGGGTGGATCTGGAAGATCTGCTGCTGAGGCTGGGAAGTGGGGCTGTACTGGGCACGGCCACCCGGCTGCTGGCTCTGCCGGCCCGAGCCGGACTGGCTGACGTACGGCCGGATGAAGATGGAGTTGCCCTGAGGGCTGCCCAGGCCCTGCTGGGGCACGCTGTGTATGTGCAAAGAGGCGGGGGTGTTGCGGCCCGTTTGAAGGTTCGGGGCGAGCGTCACCGTGATGGGGTTGAAACGGGGGGCCTGGTGCGGCCCCACGCTCGGCCCTTTGGCTCCCAGTGTGTAGAGCCCCAGGTTCTGCGGGGGCTGCACCTTACGAGTGGGCTCCATCACGCTGAAGACGTTGAGGGTGGAGGG contains:
- the tab2 gene encoding TGF-beta-activated kinase 1 and MAP3K7-binding protein 2 isoform X1 yields the protein MAQGNQQIDIQVLQDLRQKFPEVPEGVVSQCVLECNNNLDACCKYLSKVSPGYLYSDSSSPSFSEDPNLKHMTQLNLGLQSQNVHVAPDRDGLRMNGSRTLAHSMSDGPLQTGQAPSSDFFQHEPQSAPVQVPSTLNVFSVMEPTRKVQPPQNLGLYTLGAKGPSVGPHQAPRFNPITVTLAPNLQTGRNTPASLHIHSVPQQGLGSPQGNSIFIRPYVSQSGSGRQSQQPGGRAQYSPTSQPQQQIFQIHPSPSPSPRPAPHHASSNASRTSHVYMPISSPTNPQAPAIPCSSGVVASSSMSSCPPSSSSSALPSSLSAVSQYNIQNISTGPRKNQIEIKLESPQRSSSATAVLRASGGPWSSSSSSSGCPSSSSSSTVSSTPQSIGGPGSSRNQPTVYFSASPPTAASALSEEAMVAPLGSRSQPKFYISASDDSGSRNPPTVYISANPQIQGPSVARTMGGQVSMGPAYIHHHPPKSRPSVGGGGTASSPRVVVTQPNTKYTFKITVSPNKPPAVSPGVVSPTFEPNNLLSLPSDHHFVEPEPLHLSDPLSLHRERPSEPRRLSMGSDDAAYTQALLVHQKARMERLWHELEMKKKKLEKLKEEVNEMENDLTRRRLERSNSASQIPSIDEMKNLRCKNRTLQIDIDCLSKEIDLLQTNGPHLNPSVIHNFYDNIGFLGPVPPKPKGTSSVDPGSKIVKPSTDPEEDEGTHWNCTACTFLNHPALNRCEQCDFPRHF
- the tab2 gene encoding TGF-beta-activated kinase 1 and MAP3K7-binding protein 2 isoform X2 — protein: MAQGNQQIDIQVLQDLRQKFPEVPEGVVSQCVLECNNNLDACCKYLSKVSPGYLYSDSSSPSFSEDPNLKHMTQLNLGLQSQNVHVAPDRDGLRMNGSRTLAHSMSDGPLQTGQAPSSDFFQHEPQSAPVQVPSTLNVFSVMEPTRKVQPPQNLGLYTLGAKGPSVGPHQAPRFNPITVTLAPNLQTGRNTPASLHIHSVPQQGLGSPQGNSIFIRPYVSQSGSGRQSQQPGGRAQYSPTSQPQQQIFQIHPSPSPSPRPAPHHASSNASRTSHVYMPISSPTNPQAPAIPCSSGVVASSSMSSCPPSSSSSALPSSLSAVSQYNIQNISTGPRKNQIEIKLESPQRSSSATAVLRASGGPWSSSSSSSGCPSSSSSSTVSSTPQSIGGPGSSRNQPTVYFSASPPTAASALSEEAMVAPLGSRSQPKFYISASDDSGSRNPPTVYISANPQIQGPSVARTMGGQVSMGPAYIHHHPPKSRPSVGGGGTASSPRVVVTQPNTKYTFKITVSPNKPPAVSPGVVSPTFEPNNLLSLPSDHHFVEPEPLHLSDPLSLHRERPSEPRRLSMGSDDAAYTQALLVHQKARMERLWHELEMKKKKLEKLKEEVNEMENDLTRRRLERSNSASQIPSIDEMKNLRCKNRTLQIDIDCLSKEIDLLQTNDPGSKIVKPSTDPEEDEGTHWNCTACTFLNHPALNRCEQCDFPRHF